From Hevea brasiliensis isolate MT/VB/25A 57/8 unplaced genomic scaffold, ASM3005281v1 Scaf731, whole genome shotgun sequence, one genomic window encodes:
- the LOC110635488 gene encoding uncharacterized protein LOC110635488 produces MSFAGPSSIHDIQYYGDHIFTTVTATAAVVDEWIANTMHIHKRKLNKLLIGLDTEWCMPTEPHGHQQVAIIQLCVGKRCLIFQLYHADNIPPSLIQFLGNKKFKFVGKEVHNDADKLFEDYELHVAHTKDVGYWAANKYHDTVYRGMGLKALVLDLLQKVIPKPKKITMSEWNAKELTIEQIEYACLDAFVSLELGIFLSKPRREIIQYLENTSPKKIVNLTLESDQTTDDCEQLDEELDLRQNFGKYKEDVRRMKPARQLVSQTSCKKSPKIKKRMSKKANSRQELVDEMNAISLIN; encoded by the coding sequence AACAGCTGCTGTTGTCGATGAATGGATAGCTAATACAATGCATATCCACAAGCGTAAACTGAACAAACTTCTCATTGGCCTTGACACCGAATGGTGTATGCCTACTGAACCTCATGGACACCAACAGGTTGCCATCATTCAACTCTGTGTGGGTAAAAGATGCCTTATATTTCAACTTTACCATGCAGACAATATCCCACCATCTTTGATCCAATTTCTTGGGAACAAGAAATTCAAATTTGTTGGTAAAGAGGTGCATAATGATGCTGATAAACTATTTGAAGATTATGAACTGCATGTGGCTCATACAAAAGATGTAGGTTACTGGGCGGCCAATAAATATCACGACACAGTCTATCGAGGGATGGGATTGAAGGCTTTAGTGCTTGATTTGCTTCAGAAAGTGATTCCCAAGCCAAAAAAAATCACAATGAGTGAATGGAATGCTAAGGAGCTTACAATTGAACAGATAGAGTACGCTTGTCTTGATGCTTTTGTGTCCTTAGAACTTGGAATTTTCTTGAGCAAACCTAGACGAGAAATAATTCAATATCTAGAGAACACATCTCCGAAGAAAATTGTAAATCTTACTCTTGAATCTGATCAGACCACAGATGATTGCGAGCAACTAGATGAGGAGCTTGACTTGCGGCAGAATTTTGGGAAGTATAAAGAAGATGTGAGAAGGATGAAACCGGCAAGGCAATTGGTGAGCCAAACAAGTTGTAAAAAGAGTCCAAAGATTAAGAAAAGGATGAGCAAAAAGGCAAACTCCAGGCAGGAGCTGGTTGATGAGATGAATGCAATTTCACTTATTAATTGA